One genomic window of Solanum stenotomum isolate F172 chromosome 9, ASM1918654v1, whole genome shotgun sequence includes the following:
- the LOC125876943 gene encoding uncharacterized protein LOC125876943 encodes MSKKMKRVALESSPYVVFEENNARLKHQTLLQDYQVLYKGTNDTRNKLEDLKMRKQRLVAEVHFLRRRHKYLLQMKSSSHPEQQERAALLNSEFYCINGVNDRFPSKKKAKQHKLPPLPGLKQKARIQVAKEASSQKTPSDMLVNHKQALHIGKDAVQRSTVSGLKHKSRVYSGKEMLLRNAAPAFDLNQNDRLFAGNGFVSRSTTPVFDLNQETGHVGKDVVLPSRAPVIDLNEISIGEEEPQANFEPLNIEEPKRGLILNINDDQHRDLKLSICRNVGEGTSHVEKRKISWQDPVALRV; translated from the exons ATGTCTAAGAAGATGAAAAGGGTTGCTTTAGAATCATCACCTTATGTGGTGTTTGAGGAGAATAATGCTAGATTGAAGCATCAGACTCTATTGCAGGACTATCAAGTACTCTATAag GGCACTAATGACACGAGGAACAAATTGGAGGACCTGAAAATGAGGAAACAAAGATTAGTTGCTGAAgttca TTTCTTGCGCCGAAGACACAAATACCTATTGCAGATGAAGTCATCAAGTCATCCTGAACAGCAAGAACGAGCAGCCCTGCTGAACTCAGAGTTTTACTGTATAAATGGGGTGAATGATCGATTTCCCAGCAAAAAGAAGGCGAAGCAACACAAACTGCCCCCTCTTCCTGGGTTGAAACAGAAAGCGAGGATTCAAGTTGCAAAGGAAGCTTCTTCGCAGAAGACGCCTTCTGATATGCTTGTGAATCACAAGCAGGCATTACATATTGGGAAAGACGCTGTTCAGCGTAGTACAGTTTCAGGTTTGAAGCATAAATCAAGAGTGTATAGTGGTAAGGAAATGCTGCTCCGAAACGCAGCTCCAGCGTTTGATTTGAATCAGAATGACAGGTTATTCGCTGGGAATGGTTTTGTTTCGAGGAGTACCACACCTGTCTTTGATTTGAATCAGGAAACTGGTCATGTTGGGAAAGATGTTGTATTGCCTAGTCGAGCTCCAGTCATTGATTTGAATGAAATCTCG ATAGGGGAAGAGGAGCCCCAAGCAAATTTTGAACCATTGAACATTGAGGAGCCAAAGAGAGGACTAATTCTAAACATAAATGATGATCAGCACAGAGACTTGAAGTTATCGATATGCAGGAATGTGGGAGAAGGAACTTCTCATGTTGAGAAGCGGAAAATATCGTGGCAAGATCCT